In Leuconostoc kimchii IMSNU 11154, the DNA window TCATAATTTCGCCTACAATTGGCACTAACGTCGTTAAAAACTCACCTTGAATACCTAATTTTTGTCCATGTAACACTGCTCGGCGTAACAATCTTCTAATCACGTAGCCACGCCCCTCGTTCGAAGGCAACGCACCATCACCAATAGCAAAAGTAATCGCTCGAATATGGTCAGCAATGACTTTAAAGCTTGTGTTGCTATCTGAATCTTTATTACTGTCATACACAAAATTATTGGATAATTCTGATGTGGCTTGGATAATTGGCAAAAACAAATCCGTATCAAAATTAGTTCGTCCATTTTGAAAAACAGAGACAAGACGTTCCAGTCCCATGCCAGTATCAATATTTTTGTGTGGTAATTCTGGATATTGTGAATTATCAGTTAAACCAGGCAAATGATTGAACTGAGAAAATACAATATTCCAAATTTCTAAGTAACGTTCATTTTCGCCACCAGGATACATTTCTGGATCATTGTCAGGCAAATCTTGGAACGACGTACCACGATCAAAGAAAATTTCTGAATCAGGACCAGAAGGTCCTTCGCCGATATCCCAAAAGTTATCTTCTACTTCGTAAATATGGTCGTTTGAAATATCAGTCTTTTCTTGCCAAATCTTTTTGGCCTCCTGATCTTTTGGATAAACAGTCACATATAGCAGTTCTTTGTCCAGACCATACCATTCTGGACTAGTTAACAGTTCCCACGCCCAAGGAATAACGTCATCTTTAAAGTAATCGCCAATAGAAAAATTACCCATCATTTCAAATAATGTGTGATGGCGAGCTGTCTTTCCAACATTTTCAATATCGTTGGTTCGTATGGCCTTCTGTGCATTGGTAATTCTTGGATTATTTGGTATAACTGAACCATCGAAATACTTTTTCAAGGTTGCCACACCAGAATTAATCCACAATAACGTTGGATCATCTTGTGGAATGAGATTTTTAGAAGGTACAATTTCATGACCCTTTGAAGCAAAAAAATCTAAAAACATTTGACGTACTTCTGCAGAACTGAATTCTTTCATTGATATATTCTCCCGGATTTAATTATAAAAAGACCAAAACAAAATGCGGACGTGTTACCGTGGTGCCACCGCAATTTGTAATGATCTGTCATCTTTACCTTCATAGCTCATAACGCTGAGTCGCGGTAACTTTTTAGTCACAGTAGTACAATCTGGGAGCACAAAATTACTGCCGTGTGTTTTACATTAACCAACACATTTCTGATGATCGAGCTCAAAATTTTATATATCCAGATTTCTTAGATTATTATAGCACATTACCAACCAATATGATTATCAGTTTCTGGCAAGGACAACGTTCCTGCCTCTAATTCATTAAATGCTTGGGTCAATATTTTAAACGCTTGGCTCAATTGCGCTTCCGTAATAACCAAAGGTGGCTGAAAACGTAGTGTATTGCCACGTAAACTAATCATTATAGCGCCAAGTTGGAAAATACGATAAATTAATTTCGTTGTTGCTTGATTATCTGGTTGGCCTTTTTCATCAACAATATCAATACCACCATTTAAACCGTATATACGAACATCCCCAATAAACCAGTAGCTATGCGCTGCTTGTTCAAAAAAGTCTCGCGCTAATTCACCTAGTTTTTCAGAACGCGCAACCAGATTTTCTTCTGCTAGAACGTCCAGTGTTGCCATAGCAGCAGCCGCGGTTACTGGATTACCCGCTGTTGTATAAACATTAGCCGGTGCAGACAAGCTCGACATAATCTCCTTACGGCCAACAACTGCACTAAGCGGTAAACCACTTGCCAATGATTTACCTATGCTCATCATGTCAGGCGCGATACCAAAATGATCAATCGACCACATTTTTCCAGTACGTCCTAGCCCTTGATTGACTTCATCTACTGCAAATACAATACCATGTTCTCTCGTGAATTCATAAACCAGTGACATATATTTTTGTGGTACTTTAATGATACCCCCATCCCCTTGAATAGGTTCGATAATCACTAAGGCAACTTCATCAGCTGGTAAGTAGGTCTCAAATGGCAACTTAAACTGCTTGAACAAACGATCTGAAAAGTCGTCATCACTCTCACCAACTGCTCGCTGGTTCTGATCTGGAAATGGTACTTTTATCGTATTTGGCAATAACGGACCAATTTTTCGGGTCATATTTAAGCTAACACCAGAGATAGAAATAGAGCCATAGGTTGATCCGTGGTAAGCACCTGTAAAACTAACGACGTAGGACCTATGAGTGTAGCCTCTTGCAAATTTAATGATTGCATCATTAGCATCTGAACCTGAATTACCAAAAGCAACTTGCTTTTGAAAGTTACCCGGTGTGATATCTACCAAACGTTTTGCTAATAATGCAGTCACTGGATTAGCAAAATAAGCCGGTGTATACTGAATTAATTTTTTAGCTTGATTTGAGATAGCTGCAACAACTTTTGGATGTGAATGCCCAATATTTGTTGCACTAGCGCTCGCCAATAAATCGATATAATCATTACCGTCAGCATCGGAAATAATAGCGCCTTGTCCATGATCAATCACAATATCAAAATATTTAACACGTGTTGCATCTGCTAAAATAATTTTCTCTTCGTCTAAAATTTTTTTATTTTCCGACATATACGACTCCCTCGCATCTAAATTTATGTACAATAAAAGCCCTGTCAAATCAGGACTTTTCGTCTCATTTTTTTTGAGATAGTTTACTGTGTTTAGATCCATAAATGGCATAGATAATAAGACCGATTACGAACCAACCAAAAGCATACATTTTTGCTTGATTATCTAATTCATAGAAAATAAATCCAGACCCCAAAGCTGCCAAAGCTGGCATCACTGGGTAAAATGGCATTTTAAAACCAGGTTCCTGAATATCTTTCCCTTCACGGGGACGTAAGGCATAAATGCCAAGTGACACAATGATAAAAGCAATCAACGTACCAGCAGAAATTAAACCAGCTAGTTCAGTAAAACTAAACACGGAACCAATTAAAATAGCAATGACAGACAATACTAACAAGGCATTGTTAGGCAACCCTTTATCATTTACTTTTCCTAAGAAACTTGGGAGCAAGCCATCTCGTCCAAAAGCATAAAGTAAACGTGATCCTGCTAACATCATGCCGATAATGGCTGTAAACATCCCTAATAACGCGACAACAGACAACAAGTTAGACGTGAATTCATGTCCTGAATGTAATAACGCCCAAGCGGCAGGCGCTGCATTATTAGCATATTTTGAGTAGTGGAACATTCCCACCAAGACAAGTGCAACCGCTACGAATAATATTGTAGCAATAATTAACGATCCAATAATACCACGTGGCATTGTTTTTTTAGGATCTTTTGCTTCGGCAGAACTAGATGCAATCGAGTCAAAACCTATATACGCTAAGAAGATCTGAGACGCTCCTGAAAAAATTCCTGACCAACCACCAAATTCCGTTCCTGGCTTATGTGCTGGAATAAATGGTACATAGTTCCCAGGATGTATTGCCGTTAACCCCACACCAATGAAAATCAAAATAACGATTACTTTACCAACAACCAACACATTTTCAACGCGAGCAGTTGTATTTGTACCACGCCACAATAAGACAGCTACAACTAAAACAGCAAATAGTGCAGCAATATCAATAACGCCACCGTGTCCAGCAGCAAACGATCCAGCCAAAGCAGGCGGAAGGACCAAATGATGTGATCCAAGAAATAATTTAAAGTTTGCTGACCAACCGGAAGCGACAAACGCAACAGCAATAAAATATTCCGCTAAAAGTGCCCATCCAGCAATCCAGCCAAAGACCTCTCCAAAAACAACATTGGCCCACGAATAGGCAGAACCTGCAAACGGCAACGCTGAAGCAAATTCAGCATAGGCAAACGCAGCTAACCCTGAAACAATAGCAGCAATAACAAAGGAAATTGCAACGGCTGGGCCAGCATGGTTCGCCGCTACAATACCTGGCAACGTGAAAATTGCCGTTGATACGATCGTCCCAATACCTAAAGCTAACATTTCTTTAACACCCAACGTTTTACGTAGATGCCGATCACTTGATACAAAACTAGCTGGCGTTGCTTTGTGTAACCATCCTGTCTTTGGCTTTGATTCTGACATATATTTGTCCCCTCAACTTCATAAAACTTACTTTAATATATTAACATTTTCTAATTTTGTTGTCAATGTTCCCCATAAATTTAAAGTTTATGCCCATCAAATTATTACTTTTGTTAGGCTTCAGTAATAAAATAATCAACCACAATAG includes these proteins:
- a CDS encoding aspartate aminotransferase family protein, with amino-acid sequence MSENKKILDEEKIILADATRVKYFDIVIDHGQGAIISDADGNDYIDLLASASATNIGHSHPKVVAAISNQAKKLIQYTPAYFANPVTALLAKRLVDITPGNFQKQVAFGNSGSDANDAIIKFARGYTHRSYVVSFTGAYHGSTYGSISISGVSLNMTRKIGPLLPNTIKVPFPDQNQRAVGESDDDFSDRLFKQFKLPFETYLPADEVALVIIEPIQGDGGIIKVPQKYMSLVYEFTREHGIVFAVDEVNQGLGRTGKMWSIDHFGIAPDMMSIGKSLASGLPLSAVVGRKEIMSSLSAPANVYTTAGNPVTAAAAMATLDVLAEENLVARSEKLGELARDFFEQAAHSYWFIGDVRIYGLNGGIDIVDEKGQPDNQATTKLIYRIFQLGAIMISLRGNTLRFQPPLVITEAQLSQAFKILTQAFNELEAGTLSLPETDNHIGW
- a CDS encoding APC family permease → MSESKPKTGWLHKATPASFVSSDRHLRKTLGVKEMLALGIGTIVSTAIFTLPGIVAANHAGPAVAISFVIAAIVSGLAAFAYAEFASALPFAGSAYSWANVVFGEVFGWIAGWALLAEYFIAVAFVASGWSANFKLFLGSHHLVLPPALAGSFAAGHGGVIDIAALFAVLVVAVLLWRGTNTTARVENVLVVGKVIVILIFIGVGLTAIHPGNYVPFIPAHKPGTEFGGWSGIFSGASQIFLAYIGFDSIASSSAEAKDPKKTMPRGIIGSLIIATILFVAVALVLVGMFHYSKYANNAAPAAWALLHSGHEFTSNLLSVVALLGMFTAIIGMMLAGSRLLYAFGRDGLLPSFLGKVNDKGLPNNALLVLSVIAILIGSVFSFTELAGLISAGTLIAFIIVSLGIYALRPREGKDIQEPGFKMPFYPVMPALAALGSGFIFYELDNQAKMYAFGWFVIGLIIYAIYGSKHSKLSQKK